From Vibrio crassostreae, one genomic window encodes:
- the sbcB gene encoding exodeoxyribonuclease I translates to MSSDNQPTYFFFDYETWGVSPAKDRPSQFAGVRTDQDFNVIGEPLVIYCQPPADYLPAPEAALITRITPQKAMSQGLPEPEFIAKIHAELAKPNTTSLGYNSIRFDDEVTRYTCYRNFIDPYAWSWQNGNSRWDLLDVMRAVHALRPEGIVWPENEEGYPSFKLEHLSVANGIEHENAHDAMADVIATIELAKKLKAAQPKMFDYLYNMRHKRKLNELVDIVNMTPLMHVSGMFGRDCNYTSWVVPMAWHPTNQNAVIVVDLAKDPSPLLEMDADELRERLYTKRSELAEDELPVPIKLVQLNKCPILAPAKTLTAENAETIGIDRQQCLKNLALLREHPEIREKLIGLYSQEREYEKSDDVDTHLYDGFFSPADKTAMNIIRETDPNNLAALDITFSDERIKPLLFRYRARHFPWTLDEAEQLKWANHCREFYESRLEEYMLNLENLAHEHESDEKKMAILKAVYQYVEKLAS, encoded by the coding sequence ATGAGTTCAGATAATCAGCCAACCTACTTCTTTTTCGATTACGAAACATGGGGCGTGAGCCCAGCGAAAGATCGTCCGAGTCAATTCGCAGGTGTTCGTACCGACCAAGATTTCAATGTTATCGGAGAACCTTTGGTTATCTACTGCCAACCTCCTGCTGATTATCTTCCTGCACCTGAAGCTGCGCTGATCACTCGCATCACACCACAAAAAGCCATGTCTCAAGGCTTACCTGAGCCTGAGTTTATCGCCAAGATTCATGCAGAGCTGGCAAAACCAAACACCACAAGCCTTGGCTACAACAGCATTCGATTCGATGACGAAGTAACGCGTTACACCTGTTACCGTAACTTCATCGACCCATATGCGTGGAGCTGGCAGAACGGCAACTCACGTTGGGATCTACTGGATGTAATGCGCGCTGTTCACGCACTGCGTCCTGAAGGCATTGTTTGGCCAGAGAATGAAGAAGGTTACCCAAGTTTTAAACTGGAACACCTATCTGTGGCAAATGGCATTGAACATGAGAACGCGCACGATGCAATGGCCGATGTTATCGCAACTATCGAACTCGCGAAAAAGCTGAAAGCCGCACAACCTAAGATGTTTGATTACCTCTACAACATGCGCCACAAGCGTAAGTTGAATGAGCTTGTCGACATCGTCAACATGACACCGTTAATGCACGTGTCAGGCATGTTTGGTCGTGATTGTAATTACACAAGCTGGGTGGTGCCTATGGCGTGGCATCCGACTAACCAAAACGCGGTTATTGTGGTCGACCTAGCGAAAGACCCAAGCCCTTTACTGGAAATGGATGCGGATGAACTAAGAGAAAGGCTTTATACCAAGCGCAGCGAGCTTGCTGAAGACGAACTGCCAGTACCAATCAAACTGGTACAACTCAACAAGTGCCCTATTCTCGCGCCAGCAAAAACGCTCACCGCTGAAAATGCTGAAACGATCGGTATCGATCGTCAACAGTGTTTGAAGAATCTAGCCCTATTACGTGAACATCCAGAGATTCGTGAAAAGTTGATTGGCTTGTACTCACAAGAGCGTGAATACGAAAAAAGCGATGATGTAGACACACACCTTTACGATGGCTTCTTCTCTCCAGCAGATAAGACCGCGATGAACATCATTCGTGAAACTGACCCGAACAACTTGGCCGCTTTAGACATCACTTTCAGTGACGAGCGTATTAAGCCGTTGTTGTTCCGTTACCGCGCTCGTCATTTCCCATGGACACTTGATGAAGCTGAGCAGCTGAAATGGGCGAACCATTGTCGTGAGTTTTACGAGAGTCGCTTAGAAGAGTACATGCTGAATCTAGAAAACCTCGCGCATGAACATGAAAGCGACGAGAAGAAAATGGCTATCTTGAAAGCGGTTTATCAATACGTAGAAAAGCTAGCTAGTTAA
- a CDS encoding DUF4402 domain-containing protein — protein sequence MNKVFKVVAVSALSISSANVFAVSDTFDATLEVKQAITMTKTSDLDFGIITSDNTTDVVIAQGDAGAAAFTLSGESGDAVTVSISDTNLVNGVNTIAAEFDFNNAITLTGGNANLNIGGTARTSSATLVAGTYTANVAVDVTYQ from the coding sequence ATGAACAAAGTCTTTAAGGTTGTTGCTGTATCTGCACTTTCTATCTCTTCAGCGAACGTTTTCGCTGTGAGTGACACTTTTGATGCAACACTAGAAGTAAAACAAGCAATTACAATGACAAAAACAAGTGATCTTGACTTCGGTATCATCACTTCAGACAACACAACGGACGTTGTTATCGCTCAAGGTGATGCTGGAGCTGCGGCATTTACTCTTTCTGGAGAATCTGGTGATGCAGTAACAGTAAGTATTTCTGATACTAACTTGGTAAACGGCGTAAATACGATTGCAGCTGAATTCGACTTTAATAACGCTATTACTCTTACGGGGGGTAATGCGAACCTTAATATTGGTGGTACTGCACGTACTTCAAGTGCGACATTAGTTGCTGGTACATATACTGCTAACGTTGCAGTAGATGTAACTTACCAGTAA
- a CDS encoding DUF4402 domain-containing protein produces MSVLFKYAIYIGLMIYSSPFHALEIIPENMEVKFPGMYISGSGQNADSNPSNSQVYVVRFYVEGEPGKKIVVSLPSKQYLNHSRKSKRLRIRKFYFGCGLSKRGRAKIKGNGRSKLLCIGAKVKIGANHPAGLYTSTIPFEVNYK; encoded by the coding sequence ATGAGTGTTCTATTCAAATACGCGATTTATATTGGTCTGATGATTTACTCCAGCCCTTTTCATGCGCTAGAAATTATTCCTGAGAATATGGAAGTGAAATTTCCGGGCATGTATATCTCTGGGTCGGGCCAGAATGCGGATTCAAACCCATCCAATAGTCAGGTTTATGTGGTTCGTTTTTATGTTGAAGGTGAGCCTGGTAAAAAAATCGTGGTTTCTCTCCCTTCCAAGCAATATCTAAACCATTCTCGTAAATCCAAACGCCTGCGTATTAGAAAGTTCTATTTTGGTTGTGGCTTATCAAAGCGTGGTAGAGCCAAAATCAAAGGGAATGGAAGAAGCAAATTATTGTGTATTGGTGCCAAAGTGAAAATCGGCGCTAACCACCCAGCAGGCCTTTACACCAGTACAATCCCTTTTGAGGTTAATTATAAATGA
- a CDS encoding fimbrial biogenesis chaperone produces MKLFISCVLGLIFTTQAYAQLLIAPTRFVLDADTSVTEKIVVENNSDQPIRLEIKPIYRPVKASGLVRTDANISQSEDIASWIKVSPPIIRELKPNQRRTVRLRMNALPDDMPDGEYRAYLWFSPIAKAVEASPPDLSRKVRSNNGSAFQLNFHINSYVPVYVQKGEQVQDVKFQCDGQNLKITNDGNFQFSAKLNVDEHSEKVVLLRNAELTKPLPKGSKVSLVQNDQPLYECVL; encoded by the coding sequence ATGAAGTTGTTTATCTCATGTGTTCTCGGCTTAATCTTCACAACACAAGCCTATGCTCAGTTACTCATCGCACCGACTCGTTTTGTGCTGGATGCCGACACTTCAGTGACTGAAAAAATCGTCGTCGAAAACAATTCAGATCAACCGATTCGCTTGGAGATAAAACCGATTTATCGCCCGGTAAAGGCGAGTGGCTTAGTTCGAACTGACGCTAATATCTCGCAATCAGAAGATATCGCGAGTTGGATTAAAGTGTCACCACCAATAATTCGTGAATTGAAACCCAACCAAAGACGCACTGTTCGCTTACGCATGAACGCATTGCCAGACGACATGCCAGATGGCGAATATCGAGCTTACCTATGGTTTTCGCCTATCGCGAAGGCTGTTGAAGCCTCACCGCCTGATTTATCCAGAAAGGTTCGTTCTAACAACGGTTCTGCGTTTCAACTTAACTTTCATATCAACAGTTATGTACCGGTTTACGTGCAAAAAGGTGAGCAGGTACAAGATGTGAAGTTTCAATGTGATGGTCAGAACCTAAAGATCACGAATGACGGCAATTTCCAGTTCAGCGCTAAACTGAATGTCGATGAACACAGTGAAAAGGTGGTGTTACTTCGTAATGCAGAGTTAACCAAACCGCTACCGAAGGGCTCAAAGGTTTCATTGGTGCAGAACGACCAGCCTTTGTACGAATGTGTTCTGTAG
- a CDS encoding carboxypeptidase-like regulatory domain-containing protein, giving the protein MFQHLACRVALLCSLFPFVALSQSEGESEAIELYPAHIEVRVGQVGDSFYRVMMDDYEEPFISISNAAFSLLEMNGQCDENGYCEIYLPQDVGRESPPYIVDTEQAACYRDDNNIQSIKYQVIDSETYIHWYSLQACIPAKVRWDIDDYRLTVSPEFSSLTELEAAISKMKNESRKKAEDLKRAENTPAFEPVAAVGLATRLATSVYHDSETGGDIYAISDTILSSEHFLSRLSIDSREDNPIVYYNIAVEAHDGEGSLEVGHVLLDGSVFTVNQTLEDGLYYTNRKRQTEFGNLQLERTTQPNISIDVLVNGIYQTTYRSDEFGRFVVEEDNISPGDTIKFRYYLSKGVWQEEEITVAGLEDAFLPRNEWGVQVVGNEGADRAGAVSLEYGLADYFTVGSAFMRQHGKDLIGFQGRYLPAHWFAGDIGWLPEFNRFPMEFDILINGDQSASIELNKTDELDLESMEYDVFKYNLSLSNLTAFLTVRDDDDELNVEPKLNSKVARNLFVSYAGDYRYTKASHQDDYLHTIGLAKSGFSDTSWNISGTVDGSGHHERTELSLRNACKECLLDPLEVFQELTTNVSARYQKQEVSFTASLEARVNPYLLFKLEGTEDRYGVEMTTEFGAKTYFDESIGEFVEWNRYNHSKLTGIVYDHHKQPIQGVSLQILDQRAVSDAKGRFEFSSVPARDNLPIYIDEGALDLNLTPIQNPVFVNTKQVGLTHAHIEMVVSFGVDGTVEGDLENSAYLHFKHIQKGTEYSSEIESDGFYMVEGLIAGKYIVTLEMGDKRYVQGADLDGDFWVSDLTFNLIDFHKVY; this is encoded by the coding sequence ATGTTTCAACATTTGGCTTGTCGAGTTGCCTTGCTTTGTTCACTGTTTCCATTTGTCGCTCTTTCACAGTCAGAAGGGGAAAGTGAGGCGATTGAGCTTTATCCTGCTCATATCGAAGTTCGAGTAGGGCAAGTCGGTGATAGTTTCTATCGTGTCATGATGGATGATTACGAAGAGCCGTTTATTTCGATATCAAATGCCGCGTTTTCTCTGCTAGAGATGAATGGGCAGTGCGATGAGAACGGCTATTGCGAAATCTACTTGCCACAAGACGTTGGGCGAGAGTCTCCCCCTTATATCGTTGATACTGAGCAAGCCGCCTGCTATCGCGATGACAACAATATCCAGTCGATCAAATATCAAGTCATCGACTCAGAAACTTACATCCACTGGTACAGCTTACAAGCTTGTATCCCGGCTAAAGTGCGTTGGGATATTGATGATTACCGACTCACCGTTTCTCCAGAATTTAGCTCATTGACTGAGTTGGAAGCGGCTATTTCTAAGATGAAAAATGAATCACGTAAGAAGGCCGAGGATCTCAAGCGAGCTGAAAACACGCCAGCTTTCGAACCTGTTGCCGCCGTGGGTTTGGCGACTCGGTTAGCGACTTCGGTTTATCACGACAGTGAAACTGGCGGTGATATTTACGCAATTTCAGACACCATATTAAGCTCTGAACACTTCTTGTCTCGCTTGTCGATTGATTCACGAGAAGATAACCCCATCGTTTATTACAACATTGCGGTAGAAGCTCATGACGGTGAAGGCTCTCTGGAAGTCGGCCATGTGTTATTAGATGGCAGCGTCTTTACCGTGAATCAAACCCTCGAAGACGGGCTCTATTACACCAATCGAAAGCGACAGACAGAGTTCGGCAACCTTCAACTCGAACGAACCACTCAACCTAACATCAGCATCGATGTTTTGGTTAATGGCATCTATCAAACCACTTATCGCTCTGATGAGTTTGGACGCTTCGTTGTTGAAGAAGACAATATTTCCCCCGGTGACACCATCAAGTTTCGCTACTACTTGTCGAAAGGGGTTTGGCAGGAAGAAGAGATCACCGTCGCCGGTTTAGAAGATGCGTTTCTGCCACGCAACGAGTGGGGCGTGCAAGTGGTCGGTAATGAAGGCGCAGACCGAGCGGGCGCAGTGTCACTTGAATATGGGCTCGCCGATTACTTCACCGTGGGTAGCGCCTTTATGAGGCAACACGGCAAAGATCTGATTGGCTTTCAAGGACGATATTTACCAGCGCACTGGTTTGCGGGCGATATCGGTTGGTTGCCGGAGTTCAATCGCTTTCCAATGGAGTTTGATATCTTGATCAACGGCGATCAGTCGGCATCGATAGAGCTCAATAAAACCGATGAATTGGACTTAGAGTCGATGGAGTACGACGTTTTCAAATATAACTTGTCGCTTTCAAACCTAACGGCCTTTTTGACGGTGAGAGATGATGACGACGAATTGAACGTTGAACCTAAGCTCAACTCGAAAGTGGCTCGTAATTTGTTTGTCTCATACGCCGGTGATTATCGATATACCAAAGCTTCTCACCAAGATGATTATCTACACACTATTGGCTTGGCAAAAAGTGGGTTTTCGGATACATCGTGGAATATCTCTGGAACTGTTGATGGCTCGGGTCATCATGAACGAACGGAATTATCCCTAAGGAATGCGTGCAAAGAGTGCCTGTTAGATCCGTTGGAGGTTTTTCAAGAGCTCACCACTAATGTATCAGCTCGCTATCAAAAGCAGGAGGTTTCGTTTACGGCTTCTTTGGAAGCTCGAGTGAATCCTTATTTGCTCTTTAAATTGGAAGGAACTGAAGACCGATACGGTGTCGAGATGACGACCGAATTCGGCGCGAAGACTTACTTTGATGAAAGCATTGGTGAGTTTGTTGAGTGGAATCGATACAACCATTCTAAGCTGACGGGCATTGTTTACGATCACCACAAACAGCCCATACAAGGTGTAAGCCTACAAATCTTGGATCAACGAGCGGTCAGTGATGCAAAAGGCCGATTTGAATTCTCAAGTGTTCCGGCTCGAGATAATCTGCCTATCTATATTGATGAAGGGGCACTCGACCTTAACCTTACACCGATTCAAAACCCTGTGTTTGTAAATACCAAACAGGTAGGACTGACCCACGCGCATATCGAAATGGTAGTGTCGTTTGGCGTTGATGGCACGGTAGAAGGTGACCTAGAAAACAGTGCTTATCTGCACTTTAAACATATCCAGAAAGGCACCGAGTATTCGAGCGAGATTGAGAGCGATGGCTTTTACATGGTAGAGGGGCTCATCGCGGGCAAATACATTGTGACTTTAGAAATGGGAGACAAGCGATACGTGCAAGGTGCCGACTTGGACGGCGATTTCTGGGTAAGCGACCTCACATTCAACCTCATTGATTTTCATAAGGTGTACTAG
- a CDS encoding sterol desaturase family protein produces MNIDALINHPEWLLLVLAPLFVVCMLAEYFIGQKQGRLPDNSSYKLSEVMCNFTLAGMHQLSDLLTGLLVVQLYLLMFGWRLMDIEMGVLSFIVLMVLQDFCYYWFHRASHRVRWMWAAHVAHHSSEQMNFSTAFRQSLMYPLAGMWLFWVPLVIIGFDPKWVIFVVLLNLGLQFFVHTQWIRSLGPLEYIFNTPSHHRVHHGKNPQYIDKNYAGVLIIWDKLFGTFEPEVETVRYGVTKPVNSFNPIVVTFQEWKAIFKDLKNRELTMKQKVRLILSPPSD; encoded by the coding sequence ATGAATATCGACGCATTAATCAATCACCCAGAATGGCTACTGCTGGTATTAGCGCCCTTATTCGTGGTGTGCATGTTGGCTGAGTATTTTATCGGTCAGAAGCAAGGTCGACTACCAGATAATTCCAGCTATAAACTTTCAGAAGTGATGTGTAACTTCACGCTTGCGGGAATGCATCAACTCTCCGATTTGCTCACCGGGTTATTGGTCGTGCAGTTGTATCTCTTGATGTTTGGTTGGCGTTTAATGGACATTGAAATGGGCGTGCTGAGTTTCATTGTGTTGATGGTGTTGCAAGACTTTTGCTATTACTGGTTCCATAGAGCAAGCCATCGTGTTCGCTGGATGTGGGCAGCACACGTCGCGCACCACAGCTCAGAACAGATGAACTTCAGTACGGCTTTCCGTCAAAGCTTAATGTACCCACTTGCTGGGATGTGGCTATTCTGGGTACCGTTGGTCATCATAGGTTTTGACCCTAAATGGGTCATCTTTGTGGTGCTTCTGAATCTAGGTTTGCAGTTCTTTGTACATACTCAATGGATACGAAGCTTAGGACCACTTGAATACATCTTTAACACCCCATCACACCACCGTGTGCATCACGGCAAAAACCCGCAATACATAGATAAGAACTACGCCGGTGTTTTGATCATTTGGGATAAGTTGTTTGGTACGTTCGAACCTGAAGTTGAAACCGTACGTTACGGCGTCACCAAGCCTGTAAACAGTTTTAACCCGATAGTGGTCACCTTTCAAGAATGGAAGGCCATATTCAAAGATTTGAAGAACCGAGAGTTAACCATGAAACAGAAAGTGCGATTGATACTCTCACCTCCATCAGACTAA
- a CDS encoding DUF2804 domain-containing protein, translated as MIKTTPAPHSLIGSNGQPTVGHFDGIPKHLNIENFDYRNSMDSKAAPWQKHFHYKQFQFVSIVTDTHIIGVAIADIRYLGSAFCYLYDIENNHLEESSWLRPFGFDKQVTPSPYEGTTSIASQSIAFDIEGGQWRVRLNTKLIKADIVLEPEADSLPMSMCSPTGYSGWTYTQKHNALRISGDIQVKGTSLKLTQARAGYDFSAGYMRRETSWRWASINAQSNGTDIGLNLAAGVNETGGCENVLWVNGSRHLLHPVQFTFNRQDTNLPWQITSQDGRINLTFTPLNNRSEKLNLWLLKSNFRQFVGHFSGSIEDNNGVTHQLDDVLGLTEDHFARW; from the coding sequence ATGATAAAAACAACCCCTGCTCCACACAGTTTGATTGGTTCTAATGGTCAGCCGACGGTTGGGCATTTCGATGGCATCCCAAAACACCTGAACATCGAGAACTTTGACTACCGAAACTCGATGGATTCAAAAGCAGCTCCTTGGCAGAAGCACTTCCACTACAAACAATTCCAATTTGTCAGCATCGTCACCGACACACACATTATTGGTGTCGCTATCGCGGATATTCGCTACTTGGGCTCGGCATTTTGTTATCTGTACGATATTGAAAACAACCACCTGGAAGAGTCGTCTTGGTTGAGGCCGTTTGGGTTTGATAAACAAGTAACGCCTTCACCATACGAAGGAACAACAAGCATCGCAAGCCAAAGCATTGCTTTCGATATCGAAGGCGGACAATGGCGAGTTCGTTTGAATACCAAACTCATCAAGGCCGATATCGTTTTAGAGCCTGAAGCCGACAGCTTGCCCATGTCGATGTGCAGCCCAACGGGTTATTCAGGTTGGACTTACACCCAAAAGCACAATGCTTTGCGCATCAGCGGCGACATCCAAGTCAAGGGAACATCATTAAAGCTCACGCAAGCTCGTGCCGGGTATGACTTTTCAGCGGGTTACATGAGGCGTGAAACCAGTTGGCGCTGGGCAAGCATCAACGCGCAATCCAATGGCACTGATATTGGCCTGAACCTCGCAGCGGGCGTCAATGAAACCGGAGGCTGCGAAAACGTTTTATGGGTGAATGGAAGCAGACACTTACTTCATCCGGTGCAGTTTACGTTTAATCGCCAAGACACGAATTTACCTTGGCAGATAACATCACAAGATGGACGTATAAACCTGACCTTTACGCCCTTAAATAATCGCAGCGAAAAGCTCAATTTATGGCTGTTAAAAAGTAACTTTCGTCAGTTCGTTGGTCACTTTTCTGGCTCGATTGAAGACAACAATGGAGTGACACATCAACTCGATGATGTTCTTGGTCTAACAGAAGATCACTTTGCTCGCTGGTAG
- a CDS encoding AraC family transcriptional regulator, translated as MEIIAEYKPTGHRHQLGTLDIALLLNTLEQRGLDIERLLNDVGLPNMDWRDPNGKLTYADKLALFSVANQSFPHDGLGLWLGDHASLSHFGVLGYALSTSQNVGEAIKSGFKYLRLNGPIFSVKLFLDSEQAVIQIENTLEVGDLLPFCSEYFLSSIVSLFKELTGHELDIHTLALPYARPNYAKLYDERFQCPVIFEQSHCELRFDVSVLSQTLLTHDAATLKRYLTSCQSIVETLDSEHLLTNQIKTIFYQTAGSFPTIEQLALEFGCSSRTLRRELVSHNSSYQALLTEVRVELAKELLLGTSMSIDDIGERLGYSDPANFRRAFKGWLSKTPAQFRDGLS; from the coding sequence TTGGAGATTATCGCGGAGTATAAGCCGACCGGACATCGGCATCAGTTGGGTACATTAGATATCGCGCTGCTGTTGAATACGTTAGAGCAACGAGGTCTCGATATTGAAAGGCTACTCAATGATGTGGGTTTGCCGAACATGGATTGGCGAGACCCAAATGGGAAGCTGACTTACGCGGATAAACTTGCGTTATTTAGCGTGGCGAATCAGAGCTTTCCTCACGATGGCTTAGGGCTTTGGCTGGGGGACCACGCTAGCTTGAGCCACTTTGGTGTGTTGGGTTATGCGCTATCGACCAGTCAAAATGTCGGGGAGGCCATCAAGTCGGGCTTTAAATATCTGCGCCTGAACGGGCCTATTTTCTCGGTTAAATTGTTTCTAGATTCCGAGCAAGCAGTGATTCAGATTGAGAACACCTTGGAAGTGGGCGATCTCCTGCCTTTCTGCAGTGAGTATTTCTTGAGTTCAATCGTCTCTTTGTTCAAAGAACTGACTGGTCATGAGTTGGATATTCACACTTTGGCTTTGCCTTATGCTCGCCCCAATTACGCCAAGCTTTATGACGAGCGTTTCCAGTGTCCGGTGATTTTTGAACAAAGCCATTGTGAACTGCGTTTTGATGTCTCGGTTTTGTCACAAACCTTATTGACTCATGATGCCGCGACACTGAAGCGCTATCTTACGTCTTGCCAGTCGATAGTCGAGACGCTGGACTCTGAGCATCTGCTGACTAACCAAATCAAAACGATCTTTTATCAAACCGCAGGTAGCTTTCCGACTATAGAGCAACTCGCACTAGAGTTTGGTTGCAGTTCTCGCACACTCAGGCGAGAACTGGTCTCTCATAATTCCAGTTATCAAGCCTTACTTACTGAAGTCCGAGTCGAATTAGCCAAAGAGCTATTACTCGGTACAAGCATGAGTATTGATGACATCGGTGAAAGGCTTGGTTATAGCGATCCTGCAAACTTCAGAAGGGCGTTTAAAGGGTGGCTGAGTAAAACGCCCGCGCAGTTTCGGGATGGCTTAAGTTAA
- a CDS encoding sphingomyelin phosphodiesterase, protein MKTQWTCLSAILASASFISTSAIADTDVYLTNNTSQVMTIQTNHTGTDQLQFGDEWQQHVEQIGPWETKKLISFNRWTGVKSGKTYEFDTVVSNAVGESVTLNQTMKGHWYNSTLQHGLSAADVNLTLHDDRNIHRSTTDAFGVNAELALKADSTARYDDIYYTITPPKVDEQPEPDANTLKVMTYNIWALPAIASHIGDRYDLIPQYVKGYDVLALQEVFANGRDEFLRELAKEYPYQTKMLDKDGINIYDGGVIIVSRYPIVNEAQYVFPDCTGTDCFADKGVNYAEVIKNGQAYHVFGTHTASFDTDTARDYRQRQFRQMRELAQSLNIPTSETVIYSGDFNVNKLKFPGDYQEMFANLQAEEPQYSGYTASTFDPRINNFAGEPMSGGENVEYLDYVVVSSEYAAKAHNDNRVDVPRSTSSELWKHYNLSDHFPVSALIK, encoded by the coding sequence ATGAAAACTCAATGGACTTGCCTGAGTGCAATACTTGCATCAGCTTCATTCATTTCAACCTCGGCTATTGCAGACACCGATGTGTACCTGACCAATAACACTAGCCAAGTAATGACGATTCAAACCAATCACACGGGTACCGACCAGCTTCAATTCGGTGATGAGTGGCAGCAACATGTTGAACAGATTGGCCCTTGGGAGACGAAGAAGCTGATCAGTTTCAATCGCTGGACTGGTGTGAAATCTGGGAAGACCTATGAGTTTGACACTGTGGTATCGAACGCTGTGGGTGAGAGTGTCACGCTCAACCAAACCATGAAGGGACATTGGTACAACTCGACACTGCAACATGGCTTGAGTGCCGCAGACGTCAACTTAACGTTGCATGACGATCGTAATATTCATCGCAGCACAACCGATGCATTCGGGGTCAATGCAGAGCTAGCACTTAAAGCCGATTCTACGGCGCGCTACGATGATATTTATTACACCATCACTCCACCAAAAGTGGATGAGCAACCAGAGCCAGATGCCAATACACTCAAAGTCATGACTTATAACATCTGGGCGCTGCCTGCCATCGCTTCGCATATTGGTGACCGCTATGACCTGATCCCTCAATACGTAAAGGGCTATGACGTGTTGGCGCTACAAGAGGTGTTTGCTAACGGCAGAGATGAATTCTTGCGTGAACTTGCAAAAGAGTATCCTTATCAGACCAAAATGCTCGATAAAGACGGGATTAACATCTATGACGGCGGCGTGATCATTGTCAGCCGCTACCCTATCGTCAACGAAGCGCAATACGTGTTCCCTGATTGTACAGGCACAGATTGTTTCGCTGATAAGGGCGTGAATTACGCCGAGGTCATCAAGAATGGTCAGGCTTACCATGTGTTTGGCACTCACACCGCATCATTCGATACGGACACAGCGCGTGACTATCGTCAGCGTCAATTTAGACAGATGCGTGAACTTGCTCAATCACTGAATATACCAACCTCAGAAACGGTGATTTACAGCGGCGATTTCAACGTGAACAAGCTGAAGTTCCCAGGCGACTACCAAGAGATGTTCGCTAACCTGCAAGCTGAAGAGCCACAATATTCAGGTTACACCGCGTCTACTTTTGACCCTCGCATCAACAACTTTGCAGGCGAACCTATGTCGGGTGGCGAGAATGTTGAGTATCTCGATTATGTAGTGGTGAGTTCAGAGTATGCTGCTAAAGCTCATAACGACAATCGTGTGGATGTCCCAAGATCAACAAGCAGTGAGTTATGGAAGCACTACAACCTTTCAGACCACTTCCCTGTTAGCGCCCTCATTAAGTAA
- a CDS encoding DUF2058 domain-containing protein, which yields MAKLTLQEQMLKAGLVNEKKLKKAKKGSKKSRVQSREAKAAAEETKLAQQAKDKELNQQLKEQQLSKEIKAQVKQLIEMNKLEQKNGEIKYNFTDGTLVKYLYVEELTQKQLSKGILSIARQGESYVVIPTAVANKIAMRDEESIVDTQAGSTDEIDEDDPYKDFVIPDDLMW from the coding sequence ATGGCAAAGTTAACACTCCAAGAGCAAATGCTTAAAGCTGGCTTGGTAAATGAGAAAAAATTAAAGAAGGCGAAGAAAGGCTCTAAAAAGTCTCGCGTTCAGTCTCGTGAAGCAAAAGCGGCAGCTGAAGAAACTAAACTGGCGCAGCAAGCGAAAGACAAAGAGCTAAACCAACAGCTCAAAGAACAGCAATTGAGCAAAGAAATTAAAGCTCAAGTGAAGCAACTGATTGAGATGAACAAGCTCGAACAGAAGAACGGTGAGATCAAATACAACTTCACCGACGGTACGCTAGTTAAATACCTTTACGTAGAAGAGCTGACTCAAAAGCAACTAAGTAAAGGTATCTTAAGTATTGCGCGTCAGGGCGAAAGCTATGTGGTTATTCCAACAGCAGTAGCGAACAAGATTGCTATGCGCGACGAAGAATCTATCGTTGATACGCAGGCAGGTAGCACAGATGAAATCGACGAAGATGACCCGTACAAAGACTTCGTGATCCCAGATGATCTAATGTGGTAA